The following coding sequences are from one Delphinus delphis chromosome 19, mDelDel1.2, whole genome shotgun sequence window:
- the FAM187A gene encoding Ig-like V-type domain-containing protein FAM187A, protein MNLAQATVLLWVLGSLQAFEIVEKENIFQRTPCPAFLMFDNAAYLADMSFELPCHCKPEEVSAVVWYYQKHLGSGHTKVLTDFDGRVLTEAAQVRVGSDMLVRFSIHMFSLLVFRAQPEDSGLYFCGTRKGDYFYAYDVDIQSSERMVATFEDQGQEPFADEYHGSLRVFTTFWEWTPCDRCGVRGEQWRIGLCYLQSPGLSPSYRKTLPDVVSCGSRAVPRQLRAKARDHVPELLLRSCLVPCEEKKKIQEGVMALFSYVAKVGSRPWLPPVPIQFHQQRLGHGLIISCPGARPEHAVAWDKDQQYLYRTQYLKGVNRSMRVFIDHGNHLHIRFTQLEDRGIYYCWRQGVRIAGLRLGVTSRGRYPVSFSNPEIRAALVLTLIGYLLITAVFITIHLCRCCCYLFRCYPNFSP, encoded by the coding sequence ATGAACCTGGCCCAGGCCACTGTGCTCCTGTGGGTGTTGGGGAGCCTCCAGGCCTTTGAAATCGTGGAGAAGGAGAACATTTTTCAGAGGACCCCCTGCCCAGCGTTCCTGATGTTCGACAATGCAGCCTACCTGGCTGACATGAGCTTCGAGCTCCCCTGCCACTGCAAGCCCGAGGAGGTGTCCGCTGTCGTCTGGTACTATCAGAAGCACCTCGGCAGCGGCCACACCAAAGTGCTGACGGACTTTGATGGGCGGGTCCTGACGGAGGCAGCCCAGGTGCGCGTGGGCAGCGACATGCTGGTCCGCTTCAGCATCCACATGTTCAGCCTGTTGGTCTTCCGGGCGCAGCCCGAGGACTCAGGCTTGTATTTCTGCGGCACCCGCAAGGGGGACTACTTTTACGCCTACGACGTGGACATCCAGAGCAGTGAGAGGATGGTGGCCACCTTCGAGGACCAGGGCCAGGAGCCCTTCGCAGATGAGTACCACGGGAGCCTCCGTGTCTTCACCACCTTCTGGGAGTGGACCCCCTGCGACCGCTGCGGGGTGCGCGGGGAGCAGTGGCGCATTGGCCTGTGTTACCTGCAGAGCCCAGGCCTCTCCCCCAGCTACCGCAAGACACTGCCCGACGTGGTGTCCTGTGGTTCACGGGCTGTGCCCAGGCAGCTCCGGGCCAAGGCCAGAGACCACGTCCCCGAGCTGCTGCTTCGGAGCTGCCTGGTGCCCTGcgaggagaagaagaaaatccaGGAGGGTGTGATGGCCCTCTTCAGCTACGTGGCCAAAGTGGGCAGCCGGCCCTGGTTGCCCCCGGTGCCCATTCAGTTCCACCAGCAGAGGCTGGGCCATGGACTAATCATCTCCTGTCCCGGGGCCCGGCCGGAGCATGCCGTGGCCTGGGACAAGGACCAACAGTACCTCTACCGCACGCAGTACCTAAAGGGCGTCAACAGGTCCATGAGGGTGTTCATCGACCACGGCAACCATCTCCACATCCGCTTCACCCAGCTGGAAGACCGGGGCATCTACTATTGCTGGCGGCAGGGCGTGCGCATCGCTGGGCTCCGACTGGGCGTGACATCTCGAGGCCGCTACCCAGTCTCGTTCTCCAACCCCGAGATTCGGGCTGCCCTGGTGCTCACCCTGATAGGCTACCTGCTCATCACGGCAGTCTTCATCACTATTCACCTCTGTCGTTGCTGCTGTTACTTATTCCGCTGTTATCCCAACTTCTCCCCCTAG